One Kitasatospora sp. NBC_01266 genomic window carries:
- a CDS encoding DUF397 domain-containing protein, with product MTLHLPAPTWLKSSHSNNGGDCIEWAPNLPHLVPVRDSKDPHGPALTFTPDAWRAFARSTAAGSLRPA from the coding sequence ATGACCCTTCACCTGCCCGCCCCCACCTGGCTCAAGTCCTCCCACAGCAACAACGGCGGCGACTGCATCGAGTGGGCCCCCAACCTCCCCCACCTCGTCCCCGTCCGCGACTCCAAGGACCCCCACGGCCCCGCCCTCACCTTCACCCCCGACGCCTGGCGCGCCTTCGCCCGCAGCACCGCCGCCGGCAGCCTCCGACCCGCCTAA
- a CDS encoding phosphocholine-specific phospholipase C produces the protein MTELSRRTFMAASASVAAGVAVAGTVGADAAPAATTKSTAQLSTTGTITDAQHIVILMQENRSFDHYFGTLRGVRGFADRSAIQIAGGYSVFNQPNSASARQYPWAFNPAATGPGSSPETTAQCNGDLAHAWSDQHKAWNGGKMDSWVSAKGTVRTLGHLQRSDIPFHYALADNWTICDAYHCSVLSATGPNRTYHWSGMIDPNGTAGGPAYDGGSESGLGWQTYAEALENAGYSWKVYQNAADNFGDNALAYFKQFAGAPAGSDLAVKGMGSVPKVTGRTPDDIAAAIQADVLAGTLPQVSWVVADQQSSEHPYATPEDGAHFVHLVMNALNADPNVFNSTILLLNYDENDGFFDHVPPPVAPAGTAGEFYSSTNIGMGFRVPLIAISPWSRGGWVNSQVFDHTSVLRFLEVWTAAQGTPANCVNISDWRRGVSGDLTSVFDFANPVYGMPALPDTSQTIGLATCGPLGNPSPTDNALPAQESGTRPARALPYQPNANLDHLELDSSSVMKVWLKMDNDGSQTTHFAAYVNAYRSGGPWQYTIAPGSTTSDFFNCGAGYGSGPYDLSVIGPNRFLRRFQGDTTKAGKNLLVTASYAASPDTGDLAVWFELANNGTSSVTFTITSNNYRTDGPWTYTVAAGQSASDYFNAVSYNNGWYDFTVTVNADAGFSQRFTGHLETGATSVTG, from the coding sequence ATGACAGAGCTCAGTCGCAGGACGTTCATGGCGGCGTCGGCCAGTGTCGCGGCAGGCGTCGCGGTGGCCGGGACGGTCGGCGCGGACGCCGCGCCGGCGGCCACCACCAAGAGCACCGCGCAGCTCAGCACCACGGGCACCATCACCGACGCCCAGCACATCGTGATCCTGATGCAGGAGAACCGCAGCTTCGACCACTACTTCGGCACCCTGCGGGGCGTGCGCGGTTTCGCCGACCGCAGCGCGATCCAGATCGCCGGCGGCTACAGCGTCTTCAACCAGCCCAACAGCGCCTCCGCCCGCCAGTACCCCTGGGCCTTCAACCCCGCCGCCACCGGCCCCGGTTCGAGCCCGGAGACCACCGCCCAGTGCAACGGCGACCTCGCGCACGCCTGGTCCGACCAGCACAAGGCCTGGAACGGCGGCAAGATGGACTCCTGGGTGTCCGCCAAGGGCACCGTGCGCACCCTGGGCCACCTGCAGCGCTCGGACATCCCGTTCCACTACGCGCTGGCCGACAACTGGACCATCTGCGACGCCTACCACTGCTCGGTGCTGAGCGCGACCGGCCCCAACCGCACGTACCACTGGTCCGGCATGATCGACCCGAACGGCACCGCCGGCGGCCCGGCCTACGACGGCGGCTCCGAGTCGGGCCTGGGCTGGCAGACCTACGCCGAGGCGCTGGAGAACGCCGGCTACAGCTGGAAGGTCTACCAGAACGCCGCCGACAACTTCGGCGACAACGCCCTGGCCTACTTCAAGCAGTTCGCCGGCGCCCCGGCCGGCAGCGACCTCGCGGTCAAGGGCATGGGCTCGGTACCGAAGGTCACCGGCCGCACCCCCGACGACATCGCCGCCGCGATCCAGGCCGACGTGCTGGCCGGCACGCTGCCGCAGGTCTCCTGGGTGGTCGCCGACCAGCAGTCCTCGGAGCACCCGTACGCCACCCCCGAGGACGGCGCGCACTTCGTGCACCTGGTGATGAACGCGCTGAACGCGGACCCCAACGTGTTCAACTCGACCATCCTGCTGCTCAACTACGACGAGAACGACGGCTTCTTCGACCACGTGCCGCCGCCGGTCGCCCCCGCCGGCACCGCCGGCGAGTTCTACAGCTCGACCAACATCGGCATGGGCTTCCGGGTCCCGCTGATCGCCATCTCGCCCTGGAGCCGCGGCGGCTGGGTCAACTCCCAGGTCTTCGACCACACTTCGGTGCTGCGCTTCCTGGAGGTCTGGACGGCGGCGCAGGGCACGCCGGCCAACTGCGTGAACATCAGCGACTGGCGGCGCGGTGTCAGCGGTGACCTGACCAGCGTCTTCGACTTCGCCAACCCGGTCTACGGGATGCCCGCGCTGCCCGACACCTCGCAGACCATCGGCCTGGCCACCTGCGGCCCGCTGGGCAATCCCTCGCCGACCGACAACGCGCTGCCCGCCCAGGAGTCCGGCACCCGTCCGGCCCGCGCGCTGCCCTACCAGCCGAACGCCAACCTGGACCACCTGGAGCTGGACAGCTCCTCGGTGATGAAGGTCTGGCTGAAGATGGACAACGACGGCTCGCAGACCACCCACTTCGCCGCCTACGTCAACGCCTACCGCAGCGGCGGCCCGTGGCAGTACACGATCGCCCCCGGCAGCACCACCAGCGACTTCTTCAACTGCGGCGCCGGCTACGGCAGCGGCCCCTACGACCTGAGCGTGATCGGCCCCAACCGCTTCCTGCGCCGCTTCCAGGGCGACACCACCAAGGCGGGCAAGAACCTGCTGGTGACCGCCTCCTACGCGGCCTCCCCGGACACCGGTGACCTGGCCGTCTGGTTCGAGCTCGCCAACAACGGCACCAGCTCGGTGACCTTCACCATCACCTCGAACAACTACCGCACCGACGGCCCCTGGACCTACACCGTCGCGGCCGGCCAGAGCGCCAGCGACTACTTCAACGCCGTCAGCTACAACAACGGCTGGTACGACTTCACCGTGACGGTGAACGCCGACGCCGGCTTCTCGCAGCGCTTCACCGGTCACCTGGAGACAGGGGCCACCAGCGTCACCGGCTGA
- a CDS encoding ABC transporter family substrate-binding protein, translating to MDATTRRGRDRSRLARTQLTRSLVAATALAMVVTGCSSSSSTSGASAPQSAVPKLNAEDINPQPVSALKQGGVFRSWLQQWIDQWNPYQVDGTYGDSQEIMKMVEPLLFRIDASGTFQPVPEFLQSAKVVSSSPQVVLYTLNPKAHWSDGKPLSYLDFKAVWQADNGSNPAYNSANTTGYNQISDVSQGDDPTQVKVTFSTPFADWQSLFYPLLPAAGISTPDAFNKGWIDNIPITGGAFKLGAQDKSAQTITVVPDPNWWGDKPVLDKFTYQVLALPAVTQAFLNNEVDVASAGTADSYGQLKADPNAVIRTAGPWDEVHISFGSNGAMADQTVRQALGKAIDRTALIKVVSQGVPVTFPELGNHIFMTNQAGYQDNSGQWGKFDPAAAKQLLTQAGWQDAGAGKPRTKDGQQLELHFVLSQGSPQATDDMATAVQSMLAQVGVKLDVDKVPANDYDEKYINAGKFDLATWRNTGSFPPSEAIPNYQEPSGDNVYENYSKLSTPEIDSLLKQAASTLDPVAAAKIYNQADAEIWALGQSLEIYQRPSVVAYRKGLANYGASGLADIDYTKVGWQK from the coding sequence ATGGATGCCACCACGCGGCGTGGCCGCGACCGTTCGCGCCTCGCGCGCACGCAGCTCACCCGCTCGCTGGTCGCGGCCACCGCGCTCGCCATGGTGGTGACCGGCTGCAGCTCCAGCTCGTCGACGTCCGGTGCGAGCGCCCCCCAGAGCGCGGTGCCCAAGCTCAACGCCGAGGACATCAACCCGCAGCCGGTGAGCGCGCTGAAGCAGGGCGGCGTGTTCCGCTCCTGGCTGCAGCAGTGGATCGACCAGTGGAACCCGTACCAGGTGGACGGCACCTACGGGGACTCGCAGGAGATCATGAAGATGGTCGAGCCGCTGCTCTTCCGGATCGACGCCAGCGGCACCTTCCAGCCGGTCCCCGAGTTCCTGCAGTCCGCGAAGGTGGTCTCCAGCTCGCCGCAGGTGGTGCTCTACACGCTCAACCCCAAGGCGCACTGGTCGGACGGGAAGCCGCTGAGCTACCTGGACTTCAAGGCGGTCTGGCAGGCCGACAACGGCAGCAACCCGGCCTACAACTCGGCCAACACCACCGGCTACAACCAGATCAGCGACGTTTCGCAGGGCGACGACCCGACCCAGGTCAAGGTCACCTTCTCGACCCCGTTCGCCGACTGGCAGAGCCTCTTCTACCCGCTGCTGCCGGCCGCCGGGATCTCCACCCCGGACGCGTTCAACAAGGGCTGGATCGACAACATCCCGATCACCGGCGGTGCCTTCAAGCTCGGCGCCCAGGACAAGTCCGCGCAGACCATCACGGTGGTGCCGGACCCCAACTGGTGGGGCGACAAGCCGGTGCTGGACAAGTTCACCTACCAGGTGCTCGCCCTCCCGGCGGTCACCCAGGCCTTCCTCAACAACGAGGTGGACGTCGCCAGCGCGGGCACCGCGGACTCCTACGGCCAGCTCAAGGCCGACCCGAACGCGGTGATCCGCACCGCGGGTCCGTGGGACGAGGTGCACATCTCGTTCGGCTCCAACGGCGCGATGGCCGACCAGACGGTCCGTCAGGCGCTCGGCAAGGCGATCGACCGCACCGCGCTGATCAAGGTGGTGAGCCAGGGGGTGCCGGTCACCTTCCCGGAGCTGGGCAACCACATCTTCATGACCAACCAGGCCGGCTACCAGGACAACTCCGGCCAGTGGGGCAAGTTCGACCCGGCCGCCGCCAAGCAGCTGCTCACCCAGGCGGGTTGGCAGGACGCGGGCGCGGGCAAGCCGCGGACCAAGGACGGCCAGCAGCTGGAGCTGCACTTCGTGCTCTCGCAGGGCTCGCCGCAGGCGACCGACGACATGGCCACCGCGGTGCAGAGCATGCTGGCCCAGGTCGGGGTGAAGCTGGACGTCGACAAGGTGCCGGCCAACGACTACGACGAGAAGTACATCAACGCCGGCAAGTTCGACCTGGCGACCTGGCGCAACACCGGTTCCTTCCCGCCCTCGGAGGCCATCCCGAACTACCAGGAGCCGAGCGGTGACAACGTCTACGAGAACTACTCCAAGCTGAGCACCCCGGAGATCGACAGCCTGCTCAAGCAGGCCGCCTCCACCCTGGACCCGGTGGCCGCCGCCAAGATCTACAACCAGGCGGACGCCGAGATCTGGGCGCTCGGCCAGTCGCTGGAGATCTACCAGCGCCCGTCGGTGGTCGCGTACCGCAAGGGACTGGCCAACTACGGGGCCAGCGGCCTGGCGGACATCGACTACACCAAGGTCGGCTGGCAGAAGTAG
- a CDS encoding DUF397 domain-containing protein — MLHIDLTDARWVKSGYSDNGGNCVEWAPEFAPLGSVPVRDSKDPHGPALVFTTDAWRAFARSTAAGEFNTR; from the coding sequence ATGCTCCACATCGACCTGACCGACGCTCGGTGGGTGAAGTCGGGATACAGCGACAACGGCGGCAACTGCGTCGAGTGGGCTCCGGAGTTCGCTCCCCTCGGCTCCGTCCCCGTCCGCGACTCCAAGGACCCCCACGGCCCCGCCCTCGTCTTCACCACCGACGCCTGGCGCGCCTTCGCCCGCAGCACCGCCGCCGGCGAGTTCAACACCCGCTGA
- a CDS encoding cupin domain-containing protein encodes MTAIDPNAIEPVLMRASEMEQLGSAGFTMRLLADGGDTGGALSAIRAKMAKGTAGATPHLHRRSSEIFFVLEGGLDVLVGEQIVTAREGDFLLVPPGLAHAFRTPADIGVDMLFVMPGADRFEYFRLLDRIQRGLADRQELLDTQERFDNHFLSSPVWEGSAAR; translated from the coding sequence ATGACCGCGATCGACCCGAACGCCATCGAGCCCGTCCTGATGCGCGCGAGCGAGATGGAGCAGCTCGGCAGCGCCGGTTTCACCATGCGGCTGCTGGCCGACGGCGGCGACACCGGTGGGGCGCTGAGCGCCATCCGCGCCAAGATGGCGAAGGGTACGGCCGGCGCGACGCCGCACCTGCACCGCCGTTCGTCGGAGATCTTCTTCGTCCTGGAGGGCGGGCTGGACGTGCTGGTCGGCGAGCAGATCGTGACGGCCCGGGAGGGCGATTTCCTGCTGGTGCCACCGGGGTTGGCGCACGCCTTCCGCACTCCGGCCGACATCGGGGTGGACATGCTCTTCGTGATGCCGGGTGCCGACCGCTTCGAGTACTTCCGGCTGCTCGACCGGATCCAGCGCGGTCTGGCCGACCGGCAGGAGCTGCTGGACACGCAGGAGCGCTTCGACAACCACTTCCTGTCCAGCCCGGTGTGGGAGGGCTCGGCGGCGCGGTAG
- a CDS encoding helix-turn-helix domain-containing protein — MNERETDPTSSPQTRFASEFRRSRRAKGWSQVQTGKRMGFSNTLVSYVERGKRPPTKNFAVKADEAFGTDGFFFELWRRYSRAALLEGIEEFAECEGRCRRLRTFELGVIPGLFQVPSYTAALALAAVQRGSITQEQADERIAYLAARQRRVLDQKRPPIIHAVMDESCLVRPVGGLNVMAEQLHHLEALAIRPHITLQVAPFSLGEHRPFTLPVVLLSLPDHTVVGYSESQLRGYLERGREPIAAWERDYDQLQVESLSKAASLTRIRAVRKELECSTST; from the coding sequence ATGAACGAGCGCGAAACTGACCCGACGTCATCTCCCCAGACTCGCTTCGCCTCCGAGTTCCGCAGGTCACGGCGGGCCAAGGGCTGGTCGCAGGTCCAGACCGGCAAGCGCATGGGCTTCTCAAACACGCTGGTGTCGTACGTCGAACGGGGGAAGCGCCCTCCAACAAAGAACTTCGCCGTTAAAGCCGACGAAGCGTTCGGAACGGACGGGTTCTTCTTCGAGCTCTGGCGAAGGTACAGCCGCGCCGCGCTACTTGAGGGCATCGAGGAGTTCGCCGAGTGCGAGGGCCGGTGCCGACGCTTGCGGACGTTCGAACTCGGCGTGATCCCAGGTCTCTTCCAAGTGCCCAGCTACACCGCTGCCCTGGCTTTGGCAGCCGTCCAGCGGGGCAGCATCACCCAGGAGCAGGCGGACGAACGGATCGCTTATCTGGCGGCCCGTCAGCGGCGGGTACTCGATCAGAAGCGTCCACCGATCATCCACGCGGTCATGGACGAGAGCTGCCTAGTGCGGCCGGTGGGAGGCCTCAACGTGATGGCTGAGCAGCTCCATCATCTTGAGGCGCTGGCGATCCGTCCGCACATCACGCTCCAAGTAGCACCGTTCAGCCTCGGGGAGCACAGGCCCTTCACTCTCCCAGTGGTGCTGTTGTCACTGCCAGATCACACGGTTGTCGGCTACTCGGAGTCTCAACTGCGCGGCTACCTTGAGCGTGGGCGCGAGCCCATTGCCGCATGGGAGAGAGACTACGATCAGCTGCAAGTAGAGTCGCTGTCCAAGGCGGCTTCACTCACCAGGATCCGCGCTGTTCGGAAGGAACTTGAATGCTCCACATCGACCTGA
- a CDS encoding CHAP domain-containing protein: MDMNRFVHRISAWGAVILTAALLSFTGLSAASAAAPSGASAAALAAANVGKSAGTCANTPSYNTLGGAQFETSCSGGGSGGPEYWCADFAQWVWANSGFSTAGLNAGAASFQQYGQQNGTQHTQAGYQPQLGDAIEYASTKDSLIHHVAVVTALNADGSVTTANGDWNGDPSTTTMAAWAVSSQVVSITIPASELAVGSQPSSVDPADGYYIAGYTTPVAASSNPYTPTAVCGAGFSVVDSHSLGGAEVYLLYSGATQQNCVTTMVNTPTGPVSLNATLSVQGGASASNPGSYTYYAGPVTLAAPAACVMWGGTYQGTTWTSGWSHCG, from the coding sequence ATGGACATGAACCGGTTCGTCCACCGAATATCCGCCTGGGGGGCAGTGATCCTGACGGCCGCTCTGCTCTCCTTCACCGGTCTGTCGGCCGCATCGGCCGCCGCACCCAGCGGAGCGTCCGCCGCCGCACTCGCCGCCGCCAACGTGGGCAAGAGCGCCGGCACCTGTGCCAACACGCCGAGCTACAACACCCTCGGCGGCGCCCAGTTCGAGACCAGTTGCAGCGGCGGCGGCTCGGGCGGGCCCGAGTACTGGTGCGCGGACTTCGCGCAGTGGGTCTGGGCCAACAGCGGGTTCTCGACCGCCGGTCTGAACGCCGGGGCCGCGAGCTTCCAGCAGTACGGCCAGCAGAACGGCACCCAGCACACCCAGGCCGGCTACCAGCCGCAGCTGGGCGACGCGATCGAGTACGCCAGCACCAAGGACTCGCTGATCCACCACGTGGCCGTCGTGACCGCGCTGAACGCCGACGGATCCGTCACCACCGCCAACGGCGACTGGAACGGCGACCCGAGCACCACCACCATGGCGGCCTGGGCGGTCAGTTCCCAGGTGGTCTCGATCACCATCCCCGCCAGTGAGTTGGCCGTGGGGAGCCAGCCCAGCAGCGTGGACCCGGCCGACGGCTACTACATCGCCGGCTACACCACACCGGTGGCCGCGAGCAGCAACCCGTACACCCCCACCGCCGTCTGCGGCGCCGGCTTCAGCGTCGTCGACTCGCACAGCCTGGGTGGCGCCGAGGTCTACCTGCTCTACAGCGGCGCCACCCAGCAGAACTGCGTGACCACGATGGTGAACACACCGACCGGTCCGGTGTCGCTCAACGCCACGCTCAGCGTCCAGGGCGGGGCGAGTGCGAGCAATCCGGGCAGCTACACCTACTACGCCGGGCCCGTGACGCTGGCCGCGCCGGCCGCCTGCGTCATGTGGGGTGGCACCTACCAGGGGACCACCTGGACCAGCGGGTGGAGCCACTGCGGCTAG
- a CDS encoding low temperature requirement protein A, with translation MTAGPEAAEPAPAGTDPVVRRMVPRSRNEAHRTATSLELFFDLCFVVAVAQAGRQLAIALAEGHLRVALVGYLFTFFAVWWAWMNFTWFASAYDCDDVPYRITTLVQITGALILAAGIPRLFQDRDFTLGVLGYVVMRLALVTQWLRAAQGESGAARSMARAYAGGIALVQVGWVLVLLLPDSAIPWVMPLGVIAELSVPAFAERRVQSAWHPHHIAERYGLFTLIVLGETVSAATVAVQTAVDEHEALGKLVPIAIGGVLLCFAAWWIYFAAPIHEHLRSNRQAFLWGYGHYLIFGSAAAIGAGIEVAVEHAVSQAHISAAAATAAVTVPGALYLITVWALHSRHSKTGAAQWVLPVAAAAVLACTALGGAGVLAAGLVGAAAVAVGVWLHSREAVA, from the coding sequence ATGACCGCAGGACCCGAAGCCGCCGAGCCGGCGCCGGCCGGCACCGACCCCGTGGTGCGGCGGATGGTGCCGCGCAGCCGGAACGAGGCGCACCGCACCGCCACCTCGCTGGAACTCTTCTTCGACCTCTGCTTCGTGGTCGCGGTGGCCCAGGCCGGGCGGCAGTTGGCGATCGCCCTCGCCGAGGGGCACCTGCGGGTGGCCCTGGTCGGCTACCTCTTCACGTTCTTCGCCGTCTGGTGGGCCTGGATGAACTTCACCTGGTTCGCCTCCGCGTACGACTGCGACGACGTGCCGTACCGGATCACCACGCTGGTGCAGATCACCGGCGCGCTGATCCTGGCCGCCGGGATCCCGCGGCTCTTCCAGGACCGCGACTTCACCCTGGGCGTGCTCGGCTACGTGGTGATGCGCCTGGCGCTGGTCACCCAGTGGCTGCGGGCCGCGCAGGGGGAGAGCGGCGCGGCCCGTTCGATGGCCCGCGCCTACGCGGGCGGTATCGCGCTGGTGCAGGTCGGCTGGGTGCTGGTGCTGCTGCTGCCGGACTCGGCGATCCCCTGGGTGATGCCGCTGGGGGTGATCGCCGAGCTGTCGGTCCCGGCCTTCGCCGAGCGGCGGGTGCAGAGCGCCTGGCACCCGCACCACATCGCGGAGCGGTACGGGCTGTTCACCCTGATCGTGCTCGGCGAGACGGTCTCGGCGGCCACCGTCGCGGTGCAGACCGCGGTGGACGAGCACGAGGCGCTGGGCAAGCTGGTCCCGATCGCGATCGGCGGCGTCCTGCTCTGCTTCGCGGCCTGGTGGATCTACTTCGCCGCGCCGATCCACGAGCACCTGCGGTCCAACCGGCAGGCCTTCCTCTGGGGTTACGGCCACTATCTGATCTTCGGGTCGGCCGCCGCGATCGGTGCGGGCATCGAGGTCGCGGTCGAGCACGCGGTCAGCCAGGCGCACATCTCGGCGGCCGCCGCGACCGCCGCCGTCACGGTGCCGGGCGCGCTCTACCTGATCACCGTCTGGGCCCTGCACTCGCGGCACAGCAAGACCGGCGCCGCGCAGTGGGTGCTGCCGGTGGCCGCGGCGGCGGTGCTGGCCTGCACCGCGCTCGGCGGGGCGGGGGTGCTCGCGGCCGGGCTGGTCGGGGCGGCGGCGGTGGCGGTGGGGGTGTGGCTGCACAGCCGGGAGGCGGTCGCCTGA
- a CDS encoding pentapeptide repeat-containing protein, which translates to MPLRSLADQPYAHLLQPHPGPPRQDGRYDTAHFEGLVLEGAQASGALFLECAFTDVALTEVRLRQARFTEAWLERCRLVACELVESEWQDVTAQGGLFAGVSAYGAQLRRLTVRQCKLESVNLRGAVLRDVVFEDCQLRDVDFGGAKLTGVTFPGSSLEQVRFGGATLAKTDLRGARRLELPDGHEGLRGALISSAQLIELAPQFAQALGVQVRD; encoded by the coding sequence GTGCCGCTGCGCTCACTCGCCGACCAGCCCTACGCCCACCTGCTCCAGCCGCACCCCGGCCCGCCGCGCCAGGACGGGCGCTACGACACCGCGCACTTCGAGGGCCTGGTGCTGGAGGGTGCCCAGGCGAGCGGCGCGCTCTTCCTGGAGTGCGCGTTCACCGACGTCGCGCTGACCGAGGTGCGGCTGCGCCAGGCCCGGTTCACCGAGGCCTGGCTGGAGCGGTGCCGCCTGGTGGCCTGCGAACTGGTGGAGAGCGAGTGGCAGGACGTCACCGCGCAGGGCGGCCTGTTCGCGGGGGTGTCGGCGTACGGCGCGCAGCTGCGGCGGCTGACGGTGCGCCAGTGCAAGCTGGAGTCGGTCAACCTGCGGGGCGCGGTGCTGCGGGACGTGGTCTTCGAGGACTGCCAGTTGCGCGATGTGGACTTCGGCGGCGCGAAGTTGACCGGGGTGACCTTTCCCGGCAGCTCGCTGGAGCAGGTCCGGTTCGGCGGCGCCACGCTGGCCAAGACCGACCTGCGCGGGGCGCGCCGACTGGAACTGCCGGACGGTCACGAAGGGCTGCGCGGCGCGCTGATCTCCTCCGCCCAGCTGATCGAGCTGGCACCGCAGTTCGCCCAGGCACTCGGCGTGCAGGTGCGCGACTGA
- a CDS encoding DUF2142 domain-containing protein, with the protein MTENFKRLGAGLVRTPRRLWGVAFIVFFALAGAWSMATPMTASPDEPAHIVRAAAVVRGQFNGPEVFLWQKVHNQETAFSETGAQLPQWYAGLRDLNQCYVQLDWRSAACAPPVGNSEKIVQVSTAAGRYNPMYYLAVGWPSLFSSGDTTVYLMRLASAAFNAALLASAVVTAAEWRRRSLVMLGLVTAAVPMTFFLSGVVNPNGVEATSSVVVWVGLLSLLMSPDRALLKRRLLRVAVAGSILVNVRPLGMGWLGVAVVTAALVAERGAIRQLLRERAAWFTAGALLVASALGMVWALTHPDHSYLKVDQHYGPMAAATLVLDNTPDYTAQMINNFGWLDTPGPAVTLWFWIAIAALLSLLALCFGKLRESVGLLGIYVGIVAIPVAAQVMEINSVGLIWQGRYILAVAAGLPILAAMICAKRAPESSLPWRRLAIICGSVLTGINLCAFFWVLRRYVVGSGRSLLTHSAAWNPPGTWMLWFALYALALGAELVILMVPERKIEDGARAEGQAEPGRRAHARRLLVRN; encoded by the coding sequence GTGACAGAGAATTTCAAGCGGTTGGGTGCGGGCCTCGTGCGCACCCCCAGGCGCCTCTGGGGAGTCGCCTTCATCGTGTTCTTCGCCCTCGCCGGCGCCTGGTCGATGGCCACCCCGATGACCGCCTCGCCGGACGAGCCCGCCCACATCGTGCGGGCGGCGGCGGTGGTCCGGGGCCAGTTCAACGGCCCCGAGGTCTTCCTGTGGCAGAAGGTCCACAACCAGGAAACGGCCTTCTCGGAGACCGGGGCCCAGCTGCCGCAGTGGTACGCCGGGCTGCGCGACCTCAACCAGTGCTACGTGCAGCTCGATTGGCGGTCGGCGGCCTGTGCGCCGCCGGTCGGCAACTCGGAGAAGATCGTCCAGGTCAGCACCGCGGCCGGACGCTACAACCCGATGTACTACCTGGCCGTCGGCTGGCCGAGCCTCTTCTCGTCCGGTGACACCACGGTCTACCTGATGCGGCTGGCCTCCGCTGCCTTCAACGCCGCGCTGCTGGCGAGCGCGGTGGTCACGGCCGCGGAATGGCGCCGAAGGTCCCTCGTCATGCTCGGGCTGGTCACGGCGGCCGTGCCGATGACGTTCTTCCTGAGCGGTGTGGTCAATCCGAACGGCGTCGAGGCCACGTCCAGTGTGGTGGTGTGGGTAGGCCTGCTCTCCCTGCTGATGAGCCCCGACCGGGCGCTGCTCAAGCGGCGGCTCCTGCGGGTCGCCGTGGCGGGTTCGATCCTGGTCAACGTCAGACCGCTGGGCATGGGCTGGCTCGGTGTGGCGGTGGTGACCGCGGCGCTGGTCGCCGAGCGCGGGGCGATCAGGCAGCTGCTGCGCGAGCGGGCGGCCTGGTTCACGGCCGGAGCGCTGCTGGTGGCGTCGGCGCTCGGAATGGTCTGGGCACTGACCCACCCGGACCACAGCTACCTGAAGGTGGACCAGCACTACGGGCCGATGGCCGCGGCCACGCTGGTGCTTGACAACACCCCCGACTACACCGCTCAGATGATCAACAACTTCGGCTGGCTGGACACCCCCGGGCCCGCGGTCACCCTCTGGTTCTGGATCGCCATCGCGGCCCTGCTCTCGCTCCTCGCGCTGTGCTTCGGCAAGCTGCGCGAGTCGGTGGGCCTGCTGGGGATCTACGTCGGCATCGTCGCGATCCCGGTGGCCGCGCAGGTCATGGAGATCAACTCGGTCGGACTGATCTGGCAGGGCCGGTACATCCTGGCCGTCGCGGCCGGGCTCCCGATCCTGGCGGCGATGATCTGCGCGAAGCGGGCACCGGAGAGCAGCCTTCCGTGGCGCAGGCTGGCCATCATCTGCGGCTCGGTGCTGACCGGCATCAACCTGTGCGCCTTCTTCTGGGTGCTGCGGCGCTATGTGGTGGGAAGCGGCCGAAGCCTGCTGACTCACTCGGCCGCCTGGAACCCGCCGGGCACCTGGATGCTCTGGTTCGCGCTGTACGCGCTGGCGCTCGGCGCGGAGCTGGTCATACTGATGGTTCCCGAGCGCAAGATCGAGGACGGCGCCCGCGCCGAGGGTCAGGCGGAGCCGGGCCGCCGCGCTCACGCGCGCCGGCTCCTGGTGCGCAACTGA